From one Planococcus citri chromosome 3, ihPlaCitr1.1, whole genome shotgun sequence genomic stretch:
- the LOC135841713 gene encoding uncharacterized protein LOC135841713 yields MKSIFTSPKLPSNIQILRKKAKIPYRPSTVMKVMQHMFVPLFFILLPQIIATVSSSTTTTSAPTTTTKRPTPTCGPNHDYVLKGYVDDVFYNGDTGGGVICYIAMRTRGSLSPNLNKLYHACSSQSLCDYADREKERGRQPELWGIFDEIRGIPVVVGMRRPDDVAHFPCIQHKNTQSENVVK; encoded by the exons ATGAAATCCATTTTCACTTCACCGA AATTGCCATCGAATATacagattttgcgaaaaaaGGCAAAGATACCTTATCGACCTTCAACAGTGATGAAGGTCATGCAGCATATGTTTGTaccattatttttcatcttactACCTCAAATCATCGCAACAGTATcatcatcaacaacaacaacatctgCACCAACGACTACCACCAAAAGACCTACTCCTACTTGTGGACCTAATCACGATTATGTATTGAAAGGATATGTAGACGATGTGTTTTATAATGGTGATACAGGTGGAGGTGTCATATGTTACATTGCTATGCGTACGCGCGGTAGTCTGTCGCCGAATTTAAATAAGTTATATCACGCTTGCTCGTCTCAATCACTCTGTGATTATGCTGACAGAGAAAAGGAAAGAGGGCGGCAACCCGAATTATGGggtatttttgacgaaataagAGGAATTCCAGTAGTTGTGGGAATGCGAAGACCGGATGATGTTGCTCATTTCCCATGTATTCAGCATAAAAATACTCAATCCGAGAATGTTGTTAAATAA